From the genome of Amycolatopsis sp. NBC_01488, one region includes:
- a CDS encoding MFS transporter: MTVTETPSRYKWVALSNTTLGVLMSALDGSIVIISLPAIFRGIGLDPLAPGNIGYLLWMILGYLLVQAVLVVTLGRLGDMFGRVKMYNLGFVVFSVASVALSFDPFHAGGGALWLIGWRVVQAVGGSMLTANSAAILTDAFPAEQRGMALGVNQITALAGQFLGLVVGGLLAEIDWRAVFWVSVPFGLFGTIWSIRSLREAGTPKRAKVDWGGNITFAAGTAVLLAAITYGIQPYGGAATGWGSPWVLGGIGAGVLLLLLFGVIETRVAAPMFHLGLFKIRAFAAGNIAALLTSVARGGMQFMLIIWLQGIWLPLHGFDYERTPLWAGIYLLPLTVGFLLAGPVSGYLSDRFGARLFSTGGLLLVAAAFLGLLALPVDFPYPAFAALLVVSGIGQGMFSAPNTSAIMSSVPTEQRGVASGMRATFQNSGTSLSIGVFFSLMIAGLASSLPQTLTSGLQAHGVPASVADGVAQLPPVSTLFAAFLGSNPVGHLLGPDVLSGLSPADRSALTGGEFFPRLVSGPFHHGLVVVFTAAAVMAVVAAVASASRGARYFHTPEGSKESQ, encoded by the coding sequence GTGACCGTCACCGAAACCCCGAGCCGCTACAAGTGGGTTGCGCTCTCCAACACGACACTCGGCGTGCTGATGTCCGCGCTCGACGGCTCGATCGTGATCATCTCGCTGCCGGCGATCTTCCGCGGCATCGGCCTCGACCCGCTGGCCCCGGGCAACATCGGCTACCTGCTCTGGATGATCCTCGGCTACCTGCTGGTGCAGGCCGTGCTGGTGGTGACGCTCGGGCGGCTCGGCGACATGTTCGGCCGCGTCAAGATGTACAACCTCGGCTTCGTCGTGTTCAGCGTCGCGTCGGTGGCGCTGTCGTTCGACCCGTTCCACGCCGGCGGCGGCGCGCTCTGGCTGATCGGCTGGCGGGTCGTGCAGGCCGTCGGCGGGTCGATGCTGACGGCGAACTCGGCCGCCATCCTCACCGACGCCTTCCCGGCCGAGCAGCGCGGAATGGCGCTGGGCGTCAACCAGATCACCGCGCTCGCCGGGCAGTTCCTCGGCCTGGTCGTCGGCGGCCTGCTCGCCGAGATCGACTGGCGCGCGGTGTTCTGGGTGAGCGTCCCGTTCGGGCTGTTCGGCACGATCTGGTCGATCCGCAGCCTCCGCGAGGCCGGCACGCCGAAGCGCGCGAAGGTCGACTGGGGCGGCAACATCACCTTCGCGGCCGGGACCGCTGTGCTGCTGGCCGCGATCACCTACGGCATCCAGCCCTACGGCGGCGCCGCCACCGGCTGGGGCAGTCCGTGGGTGCTCGGCGGGATCGGCGCCGGCGTGCTGCTGCTCCTGCTGTTCGGCGTCATCGAGACCCGCGTCGCCGCGCCGATGTTCCACCTGGGGCTGTTCAAGATCCGCGCGTTCGCCGCGGGGAACATCGCCGCGTTGCTGACCTCGGTCGCCCGGGGTGGCATGCAGTTCATGCTCATCATCTGGCTGCAGGGGATCTGGCTGCCCCTGCACGGCTTCGACTACGAGCGGACGCCGTTGTGGGCGGGCATCTACCTGCTGCCGCTGACCGTCGGGTTCCTCCTCGCGGGGCCGGTGTCGGGCTACCTGTCCGACCGGTTCGGCGCAAGGCTGTTCTCCACCGGCGGGCTGCTGCTCGTCGCGGCGGCCTTCCTCGGGCTCTTGGCGCTGCCAGTGGACTTCCCCTACCCGGCGTTCGCCGCGCTGCTCGTGGTCAGCGGCATCGGGCAGGGCATGTTCTCCGCGCCGAACACGTCCGCGATCATGAGCAGCGTGCCGACCGAGCAGCGCGGGGTCGCCTCCGGCATGCGGGCGACCTTCCAGAATTCCGGCACGTCGCTGTCCATCGGCGTGTTCTTCTCGCTGATGATCGCCGGGCTGGCTTCTTCGCTGCCGCAGACGTTGACCAGCGGCCTGCAGGCGCACGGCGTCCCGGCGTCGGTCGCCGACGGCGTCGCGCAGCTGCCGCCGGTGAGCACGCTGTTCGCGGCGTTCCTCGGCAGCAACCCGGTCGGGCACCTGCTCGGCCCGGACGTCCTTTCCGGACTGTCGCCGGCCGACCGGTCGGCGCTGACCGGCGGGGAGTTCTTCCCGCGACTGGTGTCCGGCCCGTTCCACCACGGCCTGGTGGTCGTGTTCACGGCGGCCGCGGTGATGGCCGTCGTCGCCGCGGTGGCGTCCGCCTCGCGCGGCGCGCGGTACTTCCACACCCCCGAGGGATCGAAGGAGTCTCAATGA
- a CDS encoding dienelactone hydrolase family protein has product MTDEIVAGTVTITGHGGDELEAYLAKPTDTTPRGGVVVIHHLPGYDAATKEMVRRFAVEGYNALCPNLYTREAPGADPDDAAATVRAAGGVPDDRLVGDVSGAADYLRALENANGRVGVIGHCSGGRHAFLAGCSLDLDAAVDCYGAFVVNDPPESMKMMKPLLGMASQLSCPLLGIFGADDQFPSPDEVAVLAAELEKLGKEHEFHTYAGAGHAFFAVDRPSYRPEAAKDGWERILDFYSRTLTA; this is encoded by the coding sequence ATGACCGACGAGATCGTCGCCGGGACCGTCACCATCACCGGCCACGGCGGTGACGAGCTCGAGGCCTACCTGGCCAAGCCCACCGACACGACCCCGCGCGGCGGCGTCGTGGTGATCCACCACCTGCCCGGCTACGACGCGGCGACGAAGGAGATGGTGCGCCGCTTCGCCGTCGAGGGCTACAACGCGCTCTGCCCCAACCTGTACACCCGCGAAGCGCCGGGCGCGGACCCGGACGACGCGGCCGCCACGGTCCGCGCGGCCGGCGGCGTCCCGGACGACCGGCTGGTCGGCGACGTCTCCGGCGCCGCGGACTACCTCCGCGCCCTGGAGAACGCGAACGGTCGCGTGGGCGTCATCGGACACTGCTCCGGCGGGCGCCACGCGTTCCTCGCCGGCTGTTCCCTGGACCTCGACGCGGCGGTCGACTGCTACGGCGCGTTCGTCGTCAACGACCCGCCCGAGTCCATGAAGATGATGAAGCCGCTGCTCGGCATGGCTTCGCAGCTGTCGTGCCCGCTGCTGGGCATCTTCGGTGCCGACGACCAGTTCCCGAGCCCCGACGAGGTCGCGGTGCTGGCGGCCGAGCTGGAGAAGCTGGGCAAGGAGCACGAGTTCCACACGTACGCGGGCGCCGGCCACGCGTTCTTCGCCGTCGACCGCCCGAGCTACCGGCCGGAAGCCGCGAAGGACGGCTGGGAACGCATTCTCGACTTCTACTCCCGCACCCTCACCGCCTGA
- a CDS encoding DUF6295 family protein has protein sequence MCTYLTEKFALEGSGKGARGWFRLNEGTVYVDHPVHAPYAHTVNIDFRNPGLGASARVALELTEEDALALADAIHAAVKSAPEGLASRDQ, from the coding sequence ATGTGCACCTACCTGACGGAGAAGTTCGCCCTCGAAGGCAGCGGCAAGGGCGCCCGCGGCTGGTTCCGCCTGAACGAGGGAACCGTGTATGTGGACCACCCGGTCCACGCGCCGTACGCGCACACCGTGAACATCGACTTCCGCAACCCGGGCCTGGGCGCTTCGGCGCGCGTCGCCCTGGAACTCACCGAGGAGGACGCGCTGGCGCTGGCGGACGCGATCCACGCCGCCGTCAAGTCCGCCCCCGAAGGGCTGGCTTCGCGGGACCAGTGA
- a CDS encoding pyridoxal phosphate-dependent decarboxylase family protein — MNSPEEVLAALRELRAGDLPTHGGRTLAYVYDSGLSEVDTLGAAAHALASSANGLDPTAFPSLLRMENDLVLAASRLLGAVPGVVGSVTSGGTESCLLAVLAARDAHPEIAVPSVVLPTTAHAAFHKAAHLFGLRRIDVPVDPVTFRADPAAMAAAIDDSTVLVVASAPSYAHGVLDPIASIAASALERGVRMHVDACIGGWVLPYFARLGADVPAFDFRVPGVTSISVDLHKYAYCPKGTSVLLHASAELRRSHYFASAAWPGYTMLNTTIQSTRSGGPLAAAWAVVRHLGEEGYLSLAAATREAVSRIRAGISELPGLRILGDPVSTLIAFTGDDGFDLFTVADEMKARGWYVQPQFAHLSSPVNLHLTVTAANHGSEKEFLTDLAASLDAARAAGPVVIDAAVAEFVAALDPATLTSEQFAGLLAAAGLGGASGLPDRMAPINALLATAPAPLRERLLLEFLGALYTP; from the coding sequence ATGAACTCGCCTGAGGAGGTCCTCGCGGCCCTGCGGGAGCTGCGCGCGGGCGACCTGCCGACGCACGGCGGCCGCACGCTCGCCTACGTCTACGACAGCGGTCTGTCCGAAGTGGACACCCTCGGCGCCGCCGCGCACGCGCTGGCGTCGTCGGCCAACGGCCTCGACCCGACGGCGTTCCCGAGCCTGCTGCGGATGGAGAACGACCTCGTTCTCGCGGCGTCCCGGTTGCTGGGTGCCGTGCCGGGCGTGGTCGGGTCGGTGACGTCGGGCGGTACCGAGTCGTGCCTGCTCGCGGTGCTTGCCGCGCGGGACGCGCACCCGGAGATCGCCGTGCCTTCGGTGGTGCTCCCGACCACCGCGCACGCGGCGTTCCACAAGGCGGCGCACCTGTTCGGGCTGCGCCGGATCGACGTCCCGGTCGACCCGGTGACGTTCCGCGCCGACCCGGCGGCGATGGCCGCGGCGATCGACGACTCGACGGTGCTGGTGGTGGCGAGCGCGCCGTCGTACGCGCACGGCGTGCTGGACCCGATCGCTTCGATTGCGGCTTCGGCGCTCGAGCGCGGGGTCCGGATGCACGTCGACGCGTGCATCGGCGGCTGGGTGCTGCCGTACTTCGCCCGCCTGGGCGCGGACGTCCCGGCGTTCGACTTCCGCGTCCCCGGCGTCACGAGCATTTCGGTGGACCTGCACAAGTACGCGTACTGCCCGAAGGGCACGTCGGTGCTGCTGCACGCGTCGGCGGAGCTGCGGCGGTCGCACTACTTCGCGAGCGCGGCCTGGCCCGGCTACACGATGCTGAACACGACGATCCAGAGCACGCGCTCGGGCGGCCCGCTGGCGGCAGCGTGGGCGGTGGTGCGGCACCTCGGCGAGGAGGGTTACCTCTCGCTGGCCGCCGCCACCCGGGAGGCTGTTTCGCGGATCCGCGCGGGCATTTCGGAGCTGCCCGGCCTGCGGATCCTCGGCGACCCGGTGTCGACGCTGATCGCGTTCACCGGCGACGACGGCTTCGACCTCTTCACGGTGGCCGACGAGATGAAGGCCCGCGGCTGGTACGTCCAGCCGCAGTTCGCGCACCTGTCGTCGCCGGTGAACCTGCACCTGACCGTGACGGCGGCCAACCACGGCAGCGAGAAGGAGTTCCTGACCGACCTGGCGGCGTCCTTGGACGCGGCCCGCGCGGCGGGTCCCGTGGTGATCGACGCCGCCGTGGCCGAGTTCGTGGCCGCCCTCGACCCGGCGACGTTGACGTCGGAGCAGTTCGCCGGTCTTCTCGCGGCGGCAGGTCTCGGCGGCGCTTCCGGCCTCCCGGACCGGATGGCCCCGATCAACGCGCTCCTCGCAACGGCTCCGGCGCCGTTGCGGGAGCGGTTGCTGCTGGAATTCCTGGGCGCCCTCTACACGCCCTGA
- a CDS encoding MFS transporter, with translation MATLSGRTRFRYSLGSFVTGSFGTVPGLVLVKYLTDTMAVPAGWAAAIVFVPKAWDVLFNPVAGRLSDADLLKTGSRRRFLLIGGIGVAILFAAMFAHPGFGSPLPDALYVALMFAACATAYALFQVPFNALPAELTDSATERTKLTSVRIGVLAVTILICGGGAPAISTGIGGVAGYRVMAVVIGLIVLAATLLVYFGLKDAPVGSLRPNTVSLKELTRTLAGWRPFRWLLGTYFIQALGIGTVLAAIPFFAQRILGSEGYGTILFVIFVGPALITMPLWPRLGDRVGKLNGFRLATAAFAIGLLGLVFAQSVPLVLSFVFVALCGVGYAGISVFPLAILPDLITGEEERTGETRAGIAAGVWTAGETLGLAFGGGLWALILAFGGYVSSTDATAAQPHSAIVAILIGASIVPGVLIALALPLLRRKVLEPRHELA, from the coding sequence ATGGCGACGCTGTCCGGCCGGACGAGGTTCCGCTATTCGCTCGGCTCGTTCGTCACCGGGTCCTTCGGGACGGTTCCCGGCCTGGTCCTGGTCAAGTACCTGACCGACACGATGGCCGTGCCCGCCGGGTGGGCGGCCGCGATCGTGTTCGTGCCCAAGGCCTGGGACGTGCTGTTCAACCCGGTCGCCGGCCGGCTGTCGGACGCCGACCTGCTCAAGACCGGCAGCCGCCGCCGCTTCCTGCTCATCGGCGGCATCGGCGTCGCGATCCTGTTCGCGGCGATGTTCGCCCACCCCGGCTTCGGGAGCCCGCTGCCGGACGCGCTGTACGTCGCGCTGATGTTCGCCGCCTGCGCCACGGCGTACGCGCTGTTCCAGGTGCCGTTCAACGCGCTGCCCGCCGAGCTGACCGACTCGGCGACCGAGCGGACGAAGCTCACCAGCGTCCGGATCGGCGTGCTGGCCGTGACCATCCTGATCTGCGGCGGCGGCGCGCCGGCGATCAGCACCGGCATCGGCGGGGTCGCCGGCTACCGGGTGATGGCCGTGGTGATCGGGCTGATCGTGCTGGCCGCGACACTGCTCGTGTACTTCGGGCTCAAGGACGCGCCGGTGGGTTCGCTGCGGCCGAACACCGTGAGCCTGAAGGAGCTGACGCGGACGCTGGCCGGCTGGCGGCCGTTCCGCTGGCTGCTCGGCACCTACTTCATCCAGGCGCTGGGCATCGGCACGGTGCTCGCCGCGATCCCGTTCTTCGCCCAGCGGATCCTCGGCAGCGAGGGCTACGGCACGATCCTGTTCGTCATCTTCGTCGGCCCGGCGCTGATCACGATGCCGCTGTGGCCGCGGCTGGGCGACCGCGTCGGCAAGCTCAACGGCTTCCGCCTGGCGACCGCGGCGTTCGCGATCGGGCTGCTGGGCCTGGTCTTCGCCCAGTCGGTCCCGCTGGTGCTGTCGTTCGTCTTCGTCGCGCTGTGCGGGGTCGGCTACGCCGGGATTTCGGTGTTCCCGCTGGCCATCCTGCCCGACCTGATCACCGGCGAAGAGGAGCGCACCGGCGAGACCCGCGCCGGGATCGCGGCCGGCGTGTGGACCGCGGGGGAGACGCTCGGGCTGGCCTTCGGCGGCGGCCTCTGGGCGCTCATCCTCGCCTTCGGCGGGTACGTCTCCAGCACGGACGCCACGGCCGCCCAGCCGCACAGCGCGATCGTGGCGATCCTGATCGGGGCGTCGATCGTCCCCGGCGTGCTGATCGCGCTGGCGCTGCCGCTGCTGCGGCGGAAGGTGCTGGAACCGCGCCATGAACTCGCCTGA
- a CDS encoding LLM class F420-dependent oxidoreductase translates to MKLGFHVGYWGSGPTPGALEAVLKAEELGFDSVWTAEAYGSDAFTPLAWYGASTSRIRLGTNIVQMAARTPTATAMSALTLDHLSGGRMVLGLGASGPQVVEGWYGQPYPKPLARTREYVDIVRQVIAREAPVTLDGQHFQLPLKGGTGLGKPLKPTVHPLRTEIPIHLAAEGPKNVALAAEIGDGWLPLFFSPKSNDFYRAALAEGFAREGARHTFDTFEVPCSIPVIVHDDVEEAASWIKPSLALYIGGMGAKSVNFHHDVFARLGYEDVADKVQELYLAGRKDEATAAIPTSLVEDTSLIGPAAKIRAELQAWEETVVTQLLLRGDAATLEKIARALG, encoded by the coding sequence GTGAAGCTGGGATTCCACGTCGGGTACTGGGGCAGCGGCCCGACCCCGGGCGCACTCGAAGCGGTGCTCAAGGCCGAGGAGCTCGGCTTCGACTCGGTGTGGACGGCGGAGGCGTACGGCTCGGACGCGTTCACGCCGCTGGCCTGGTACGGCGCGTCGACCAGCCGGATCCGGCTCGGCACGAACATCGTCCAGATGGCCGCGCGCACCCCGACGGCCACGGCGATGAGCGCGCTGACGCTCGATCACCTCTCCGGCGGCCGGATGGTGCTCGGGCTCGGCGCGTCCGGCCCGCAGGTCGTCGAGGGCTGGTACGGCCAGCCGTACCCGAAGCCCCTCGCGCGGACGCGGGAGTACGTGGACATCGTCCGCCAGGTGATCGCTCGCGAGGCCCCGGTGACCCTGGACGGCCAGCACTTCCAGCTGCCGCTCAAGGGCGGCACCGGGCTCGGCAAGCCGCTCAAGCCAACGGTGCACCCGCTGCGCACGGAGATCCCGATCCACCTCGCCGCGGAGGGCCCGAAGAACGTCGCCCTCGCCGCCGAGATCGGCGACGGCTGGCTGCCGCTGTTCTTTTCGCCCAAGAGCAACGACTTCTACAGGGCGGCGCTGGCGGAAGGGTTCGCCCGCGAAGGCGCCCGGCACACCTTCGACACGTTCGAGGTGCCGTGCTCGATCCCGGTGATCGTGCACGACGACGTCGAGGAGGCGGCTTCGTGGATCAAGCCGTCGCTGGCGTTGTACATCGGCGGGATGGGCGCGAAGAGCGTGAACTTCCACCACGACGTCTTCGCCCGGCTCGGCTACGAGGACGTCGCGGACAAGGTCCAGGAGCTGTACCTCGCGGGCCGCAAGGACGAGGCGACCGCGGCGATCCCGACGTCGCTGGTGGAGGACACGTCGCTGATCGGCCCGGCGGCGAAGATCCGCGCCGAGCTGCAGGCCTGGGAGGAGACGGTGGTGACCCAGCTGCTGCTGCGCGGGGACGCCGCGACGCTGGAGAAGATCGCCCGCGCGCTCGGCTAG
- a CDS encoding oxygenase MpaB family protein gives MPRETPEPLGPDSLTWKYFGDWRGLLIALWAGSMQNMHPGLGAGVEQHSRFFEERWQRLFRSLYPIGGVVYDGPRAHRTAWEVRGYHDRIKGVDAQGRRYHALDPDTYYWAHSTFFVSTILIADHFMGGIGEAEKRRLFDEHVTWWRMYDMTMRPVPESWEDFQRYWKHMCAEVLEDNKATRDVLDLGGIAKPPFLPWLPGFLWRPVSALIAKNFVWLTVGLYDREIRDLLRFRWTDRDARRHRRAGKLINAVFRLVPHDRRYHPRARAGWRRVRGAVAADAPVVETPRRNLPPLSERGKPEHYAPNV, from the coding sequence ATGCCACGGGAAACGCCGGAGCCACTGGGCCCCGACTCGCTGACGTGGAAGTACTTCGGCGACTGGCGGGGCCTGCTCATCGCGTTGTGGGCCGGCTCGATGCAGAACATGCACCCGGGCCTCGGCGCCGGCGTCGAGCAGCACTCGCGGTTCTTCGAGGAACGCTGGCAGCGGCTGTTCCGTTCGCTCTACCCGATCGGCGGCGTGGTCTACGACGGCCCCCGCGCGCACCGGACCGCCTGGGAAGTCCGCGGGTACCACGACCGCATCAAGGGCGTCGACGCGCAGGGCCGCCGCTACCACGCGCTCGACCCGGACACCTACTACTGGGCGCACTCGACGTTCTTCGTCAGCACGATCCTCATCGCCGACCACTTCATGGGCGGCATCGGCGAGGCGGAGAAGCGGCGGCTGTTCGACGAGCACGTCACGTGGTGGCGGATGTACGACATGACGATGCGCCCGGTCCCGGAGAGCTGGGAGGACTTCCAGCGCTACTGGAAGCACATGTGCGCCGAGGTCCTGGAGGACAACAAGGCCACCCGGGACGTCCTCGACCTCGGCGGGATCGCGAAACCCCCGTTCCTGCCCTGGCTGCCCGGCTTCCTGTGGCGCCCGGTGAGCGCGCTGATCGCCAAGAACTTCGTCTGGCTGACCGTCGGCCTGTACGACCGCGAGATCCGCGACCTGCTGCGCTTCCGCTGGACCGACCGCGACGCGCGGCGGCACCGGCGGGCGGGGAAGCTGATCAACGCCGTGTTCCGGCTCGTCCCGCACGACCGCCGCTACCACCCCCGCGCCCGGGCCGGCTGGCGCCGGGTGCGCGGCGCGGTGGCCGCGGACGCGCCCGTGGTCGAGACTCCACGCAGGAACCTGCCGCCGCTGTCCGAGCGGGGCAAGCCCGAGCACTACGCGCCGAACGTCTAG